In Vigna angularis cultivar LongXiaoDou No.4 chromosome 8, ASM1680809v1, whole genome shotgun sequence, one DNA window encodes the following:
- the LOC108345232 gene encoding protein DETOXIFICATION 16-like produces MELWRKEMREEAKKQLWLAGPMIFVCVFQFSLQLISLMFVGHLSEICLAAVSLSTSIVNSTGFNVMMGLSSALDTFCGQAYGAKQYHMLGVHTQGAMVVLIIASITVSIIWVYLEPILVLLHQDKEVAKLAQLYARYLIPSLSANALLRCITKFLQTQNIVFPMVLATGLTSLLHLLLCWIFILKLDLGIKGSAIAICISNWFNTIIFALYIRFSPSCKQTWTGFSKKSLHNIPKFLKLAFPSAVMVCLESWTFEIIVILSGVLANAKMETSVLSICLNTSGIFWMVPFGVSAAGSTRISNELGAGRPKAAYLAVKVTMFMAFLVGLVEFSVLMSLWKVWGRAFTNVHEVLTHVISMMPILASSAFVDSIQTAFQGVARGCGWQKLGAYINLGSYYILGVPFSVVSAFVFHMKGQGLFLGIVLALTVQVVCFLLLTLQANWEKEAERAVARVRNSGAKVEDQNIDVAS; encoded by the exons ATGGAGTTATGGAGAAAGGAGATGAGAGAAGAAGCAAAGAAACAGCTATGGCTGGCAGGACCTAtgatatttgtgtgtgtgtttcaGTTCAGTTTGCAGCTTATATCTCTCATGTTTGTAGGTCATTTGAGTGAGATATGTTTGGCTGCTGTATCTCTGTCCACTTCAATTGTAAATTCTACTGGTTTCAATGTCATG ATGGGTCTATCAAGTGCATTGGACACATTTTGTGGTCAAGCATATGGAGCAAAGCAGTATCACATGCTTGGTGTGCACACCCAAGGAGCCATGGTGGTTCTTATCATTGCTAGTATAACAGTGTCCATTATTTGGGTATACTTAGAGCCTATTCTTGTGCTTTTACATCAAGACAAAGAAGTTGCAAAACTAGCTCAACTATATGCCAGATATTTGATCCCAAGTCTTTCAGCCAATGCTCTTCTTCGATGCATTACTAAGTTCCTACAAACCCAAAACATAGTCTTTCCTATGGTGCTAGCCACTGGCTTGACTAGCTTGTTGCACTTGCTTCTCTGTTGGATTTTCATTCTAAAACTTGACCTTGGTATCAAAGGATCTGCCATTGCAATTTGTATATCAAATTGGTTTAACACCATAATCTTTGCACTTTACATTCGATTCTCCCCTTCATGCAAACAAACTTGGACTGGTTTCTCTAAGAAATCATTgcataacatcccaaaatttcTCAAACTGGCCTTTCCCTCAGCAGTCATGGTGTg CTTAGAATCATGGACGTTTGAAATAATTGTGATCTTGTCGGGTGTTCTTGCTAATGCGAAAATGGAAACATCGGTTCTTTCTATATG TCTTAACACGTCTGGTATATTTTGGATGGTACCATTTGGAGTTAGTGCTGCTGGAAG TACAAGGATCTCAAATGAATTAGGAGCTGGTAGACCAAAAGCTGCATATTTAGCAGTTAAAGTCACCATGTTCATGGCCTTTTTGGTGGGGCTTGTAGAATTTTCTGTCCTTATGTCGTTATGGAAAGTTTGGGGGCGTGCTTTTACCAATGTGCATGAAGTTCTCACACATGTGATTTCCATGATGCCAATTCTTGCAAGTTCTGCCTTTGTAGATTCAATTCAAACAGCATTTCAAG GTGTTGCCAGAGGATGTGGTTGGCAGAAACTTGGTGCATATATCAATCTAGGatcttattatattttgggTGTTCCTTTTTCCGTTGTCTCAGCTTTTGTATTCCACATGAAGGGACAG GGGCTATTTTTAGGGATTGTATTAGCACTTACTGTGCAAGTGGtgtgttttcttcttctcaccTTACAGGCCAATTGGGAGAAAGAA GCAGAAAGGGCAGTTGCAAGAGTAAGAAACAGTGGAGCCAAAGTTGAGGATCAAAATATTGATGTTGCTTCATAG